In Flavivirga abyssicola, the following are encoded in one genomic region:
- a CDS encoding YciI family protein: MKHLVIPVFLACVLFSCKEGTKASIADVKENASEVVEEQVDSIIEVTQEPIKKTVKQIKEELAAKGFKIFDYVDEKTQDTILMQQYFMAFLKTGPIRGQNEEETALLQEEHLAHLTKMYELGYADISGPFGDDGDIRGITIYNVPTLKMADSLAKSDPMVKAGRLEIEIHPWWAGKGFPLR, from the coding sequence ATGAAACATTTAGTAATACCAGTATTTTTAGCATGTGTTCTTTTTTCGTGTAAAGAAGGCACAAAAGCTTCTATAGCAGATGTTAAAGAGAATGCCTCAGAAGTTGTTGAAGAACAAGTTGACTCAATAATAGAAGTTACACAAGAACCTATTAAGAAAACCGTAAAACAAATTAAAGAGGAACTTGCCGCAAAAGGCTTTAAGATTTTTGATTATGTTGATGAAAAAACGCAAGACACTATTTTAATGCAGCAATATTTCATGGCGTTTTTAAAAACAGGACCTATAAGAGGACAAAACGAAGAAGAAACAGCTTTATTACAGGAAGAGCATTTAGCACATTTAACGAAAATGTACGAGTTAGGATATGCAGATATTTCTGGTCCTTTTGGGGATGATGGAGATATTCGCGGAATTACTATTTATAATGTACCCACATTAAAAATGGCAGATAGTTTAGCAAAGTCTGACCCTATGGTGAAAGCAGGGCGCTTAGAAATTGAGATACACCCGTGGTGGGCAGGAAAAGGGTTTCCTTTGCGATAG
- a CDS encoding endonuclease/exonuclease/phosphatase family protein, translating into MIIHFVTKENSYEASLYFYTFPLPIVILIVLILSIFIKKRKYHLILVGILLAIWLGRSFRIHFADDIKETDLEVVFWNASHDRDFEEAFNVNEGIPDILVLVEHGEFIVKEFQQKYPDYNFYRSIRGISVFSRTPLKIINETTSKYKSNFINFESQGINFYVFDVSASMDVPREWELTFVNTLIQETNNTVILGDFNVPYESKYFDAIKTNFNHAFSEKGNGFRETWFWNIPLLSLDHIWVSKDLKVLKTEKIATFKSDHSMVKTYVRK; encoded by the coding sequence ATGATCATTCATTTTGTTACAAAAGAGAATAGTTATGAGGCGTCTTTATATTTTTATACGTTCCCTCTACCCATAGTTATTCTTATAGTTTTAATACTTTCTATTTTTATAAAAAAAAGAAAATATCATCTAATATTAGTAGGGATTTTATTAGCTATCTGGTTAGGAAGAAGCTTTAGAATTCATTTTGCAGATGATATAAAAGAAACAGATTTAGAGGTTGTTTTTTGGAATGCTTCACATGACAGGGATTTTGAAGAAGCTTTTAATGTCAATGAAGGTATTCCAGATATACTTGTTTTGGTTGAACATGGTGAATTTATAGTGAAAGAGTTTCAGCAAAAATATCCTGATTATAATTTTTATAGATCCATTAGGGGGATCAGTGTTTTTTCGAGAACACCGTTAAAAATTATAAATGAAACAACATCAAAATATAAATCCAACTTTATAAATTTTGAAAGCCAAGGAATTAATTTCTATGTTTTTGATGTGTCGGCAAGCATGGATGTACCTCGCGAATGGGAACTAACATTTGTAAACACATTAATTCAAGAAACGAATAATACTGTGATTCTAGGAGATTTTAATGTGCCTTATGAATCTAAATATTTCGATGCTATTAAAACGAATTTTAATCATGCTTTCTCAGAAAAGGGAAATGGTTTTAGGGAAACTTGGTTTTGGAATATTCCTTTACTGTCTTTAGATCATATTTGGGTATCTAAAGATTTAAAAGTCCTTAAAACAGAAAAGATAGCTACTTTTAAAAGTGATCATAGTATGGTGAAAACATATGTTAGAAAATGA
- a CDS encoding RNA polymerase sigma factor: MEFQFRINYKNKSDEELIVLINKGKEKAFNEIYERYSKKLFLFFYQKLYRDNNKAQDFLQDLFLKLVEKAELFDYKKSFSSWIYCIAYNMCKNEYRNNATRKGKTINLNVEELKNDAASSIIINNEDDFLLFKKSLNNELGKLNEKHSVTFILRHQDNMSIKEISEIMACSEGTVKSRLFYATKKLSVKLKKFSSIKI, encoded by the coding sequence TTGGAATTTCAATTTAGAATTAATTATAAAAACAAGTCTGATGAAGAATTGATAGTTCTTATAAATAAAGGAAAAGAAAAAGCTTTTAATGAAATTTACGAAAGATATTCAAAAAAGCTTTTTCTTTTCTTTTACCAAAAACTATATCGAGATAACAATAAGGCTCAAGATTTTTTACAAGATTTGTTTTTAAAATTAGTAGAAAAGGCAGAGCTATTTGATTATAAAAAAAGCTTTTCATCGTGGATATATTGTATTGCTTACAACATGTGTAAAAATGAATATAGAAATAATGCCACTAGAAAGGGTAAAACAATAAATTTGAATGTTGAAGAATTGAAAAACGATGCTGCATCATCTATCATAATTAATAACGAAGATGATTTTTTATTATTCAAAAAGAGTTTAAATAACGAGCTTGGAAAACTGAATGAAAAACATAGTGTGACATTTATCTTAAGACATCAAGATAATATGTCTATTAAAGAAATAAGTGAAATTATGGCGTGTTCTGAAGGAACAGTAAAATCAAGATTATTTTATGCTACAAAAAAATTGTCGGTGAAACTAAAAAAATTTAGTTCTATCAAAATCTAA